From a region of the Candidatus Azobacteroides pseudotrichonymphae genomovar. CFP2 genome:
- a CDS encoding hydrogenase iron-sulfur subunit: protein MKNSNFEPEIVAFVCNWCTYAGADLTGTSRIKYPSNVKIIRFPCTGRIDFMFLLKAFSNGADGIIISGCHPNDCHYTSGNLHARRRWIIFRTLLDFMGIDIHRITFSWVSAAEGAKWAEIVNQTTNKIKGLGPYKLYKKIANETWENTFYG from the coding sequence ATGAAAAACAGCAATTTTGAACCCGAAATAGTAGCTTTTGTTTGCAATTGGTGTACTTATGCTGGTGCAGATCTTACGGGGACAAGCCGAATTAAATATCCCTCAAATGTAAAAATAATCCGTTTCCCTTGTACAGGGCGAATTGACTTTATGTTTCTATTAAAGGCTTTTTCTAACGGAGCTGACGGAATTATTATTTCTGGATGTCATCCAAATGATTGCCATTACACATCAGGTAATTTGCATGCACGTCGCCGTTGGATAATTTTTCGGACACTTCTTGACTTTATGGGAATTGATATTCATCGAATCACTTTTTCATGGGTTTCTGCTGCTGAAGGTGCTAAATGGGCGGAAATTGTTAATCAAACAACCAATAAAATTAAAGGATTAGGTCCCTATAAACTATACAAAAAAATCGCTAACGAAACTTGGGAAAATACATTTTATGGATAA